One genomic region from Phragmites australis chromosome 1, lpPhrAust1.1, whole genome shotgun sequence encodes:
- the LOC133914121 gene encoding RNA cytidine acetyltransferase 1-like, giving the protein MRKKVDERIRTLIENGVRQRQRSMFIIVGDKSRDQIVNLNYMLAKSRVKSRPSVLWCYRDKLEISSHKKKRAKQIKKLMLRGLMDPEKADPFSLFLETSDITYCLYRDSERVLGNTFGMCILQDFEALTPNLLARTIETVEGGGLIILLLRSLSSLTSLYTMVMDVHERFRTESHSQAAARFNERFLLSIASCKSCVVMDDELNILPISSHMKFIQPVTNNEDSEGLSERERELKDLKDQFREEFPVGPLIGKCCTMDQGKAVINFLDSILDKSLRSTVALLAARGRGKSAALGLAIAGAIAAGYSNIFVTAPSPENLKTLFDFVCKGINALEYKEHLHYDVVKSPDPDLMKATIQINVFKQHRQTIQYLRPHDHGKLSQVELLVIDEAAAIPLPIVKSMLGPYLVFLSSTVNGYEGTGRSLSLKLLQQLESKSQPSVQSNGSNSSRLFKKIELNESIRYASGDPIENWLNDLLCLNLANSIPHISRLPHPKECDLYYVNRDTLFSYHKESEIFLQRMMALYVASHYKNSPNDLQLMADAPAHRLFVLLGPVDESKNLLPDILCVIQVCLEGNISRKSAMKSLSEGRAPSGDQIPWKFCEQFQDNVFPSLSGARIVRIAVHPSALRLGYGSAAVDLLARYYEGQMTLFADDEEETEEPEVKITEAAEKASLLEENIKPRANLPSLLVHLRERRPEKLHYLGVSFGLTQELFRFWRKHNFYPFYVGQIPSAVTGEHTCMVLRPLNSDDIEVNESSKCGFLDPFYQDFRQRFRRLLGTSFRHLNFKLAMSVLASKIDFSEHEPSEYDKNSTSKLLGDMLSPHDMKRLEAYSNNLVDYHLILDLVPILSHQYFAEKLPVSLHGAQAAVLFCMGLQDKDIGTVKEELGIEREQVLSNFIKTMKKLYGYLHNIAGKEIEATLPRLKEIEMAPLSKSMDEDLAEAAKEVEEKRRAANEATVDPKFLQKYAIDDDDNEIEKALQNGKVSASGVISVKSYKTKADKKEKHKEMGKSKRKGIDGGRSESKKMRS; this is encoded by the exons atgaggaagaaggtggacGAGCGCATCCGCACGCTGATCGAAAACGGCgtgcggcagcggcagcgctCCATGTTCATCATCGTCGGTGATAAGTCGCGCGACCAGATCGTCAATCTCAACTACATGCTCGCCAAGTCCCGCGTCAAGTCGCGACCCTCCGTTCTGTGGTGCTACCGCGATAAGCTTGAGATCAGCAG CCACAAGAAGAAGCGCGCCAAGCAGATCAAGAAGCTCATGCTACGAGGGCTCATGGACCCCGAGAAGGCCGACCCATTCTCCCTATTCCTGGAGACGTCGGACATCACCTACTGCCTCTACAGGGACTCCGAGAGGGTTCTGGGAAACACGTTCGGCATGTGCATCCTGCAG GACTTTGAGGCGCTGACGCCAAACCTTCTGGCGAGAACAATTGAGACGGTCGAGGGTGGTGGTTTGATCATCCTGCTGCTCCGCTCACTCTCCTCACTCACCAGTCTCTATACAATGGTCATG GATGTCCACGAAAGGTTCCGAACGGAGTCTCATTCTCAGGCCGCTGCGAGGTTCAATGAGAGATTCTTGCTGTCGATTGCATCATGCAAATCATGTGTTGTAATGGATGATGAACTCAACATTTTGCCGATATCATCTCACATGAAGTTCATACAACCAGTGACAAACAATGAG GATTCTGAGGGATTATCAGAAAGGGAGAGGGAGTTGAAAGATTTGAAGGATCAATTTCGTGAAGAATTCCCGGTTGGTCCTTTAATTGGGAAGTGCTGCACAATGGATCAG GGTAAAGCTGTTATCAATTTCCTGGACTCTATTTTGGATAAATCCCTGAGGAGCACGGTTGCCTTACTTGCTGCTCGTGGACGTGGGAAGTCAGCAGCCCTTGGTCTTGCGATTGCTGGAGCCATAGCAGCTGG gtattcaaatatattcgtGACTGCTCCAAGTCCAGAAAACCTTAAGACTCTGTTTGACTTTGTGTGCAAGGGCATAAATGCATTGGAGTACAAG GAGCATTTGCATTATGACGTGGTGAAGAGTCCAGATCCGGATCTCATGAAAGCAACGATTCAAATAAATGTCTTCAAGCAACACCGCCAGACAATCCAG TATTTGAGACCACATGACCATGGAAAACTTTCTCAAGTTGAACTCCTTGTCATTGATGAAGCTGCTGCCATTCCATTGCCAATTGTTAAGTCCATGCTAGGTCCATACCTTGTTTTCCTATCTTCCACTGTCAATGG GTATGAAGGAACAGGCCGATCATTGTCTTTGAAGCTCCTCCAGCAGTTAGAATCGAAAAGCCAGCCATCTGTTCAGTCTAATGGATCCAATTCCA GTAGGCTGTTTAAGAAAATTGAATTGAACGAATCTATCAGATATGCCTCTGGTGACCCTATTGAGAACTGGCTTAATGACTTACTTTGTTTGAACCTTGCAAATTCGATTCCACATATCAGTAG GCTACCTCACCCAAAAGAATGTGATCTGTATTATGTCAACCGGGACACGCTTTTCTCATATCACAAGGAGAGTGAGATATTTTTACAG CGTATGATGGCACTTTATGTAGCTTCCCACTACAAAAATTCACCTAATGACTTGCAATTAATGGCTGATGCACCGGCACATCGTTTGTTTGTATTGCTTG GCCCTGTTGATGAGTCAAAAAACTTGCTCCCGGATATTCTGTGTGTAATCCAG GTTTGTTTGGAAGGAAATATATCTCGAAAGTCAGCTATGAAAAGCCTAAGTGAGGGTCGTGCACCTTCTGGTGATCAAATACCTTGGAAATTTTGTGAACAATTCCAAGACAATGTATTTCCAAGTCTCTCAGGAGCTCGGATAGTGCGAATTGCTGTCCATCCTAGTGCCCTGAGG CTTGGTTATGGTTCAGCTGCTGTGGACCTTCTAGCAAG gTACTATGAAGGGCAAATGACACTATTTGCTGACGATGAGGAAGAAACTGAAGAGCCTGAAGTGAAGATTACTGAAGCTGCAGAGAAG GCTTCTCTGCTAGAAGAGAACATAAAACCTCGGGCTAATCTTCCGTCACTCCTTGTTCATCTTCGTGAACGGCGTCCTGAAAAGCTCCACTACCTTGGTGTATCTTTTGGACTGACACAAGAGCTTTTCCGTTTTTGGCGGAAGCACAACTTCTATCCATTCTATGTGGGCCAAATTCCA AGTGCTGTGACTGGTGAGCATACTTGTATGGTATTGAGGCCCTTAAATAGTGATGACATTGAAGTTAATGAGTCAAGCAAATGTGGATTTTTGGATCCATTTTATCAGG ATTTCAGACAAAGATTCAGGCGTCTTTTAGGAACTTCTTTCCGGCATCTCAATTTTAAGCTTGCAATGAG TGTCTTGGCATCGAAGATTGATTTTTCAGAGCATGAACCTTCGGAGTATGATAAGAATAGCACATCGAAGTTGTTGGGAGACATGCTATCGCCACATGACATGAAACGGTTAGAAGCATATTCCAACAATTTGGTCGATTATCATCTG ATTCTGGATCTTGTCCCTATCCTTTCACACCAGTATTTTGCAGAGAAGCTTCCTGTTTCTTTGCATGGTGCCCAAGCAGCTGTTTTGTTCTGTATGGGCCTGCAGGACAAAGACATAGGCACTGTAAAG GAAGAACTCGGGATAGAAAGGGAACAAGTACTATCTAACTTCATCAAGACAATGAAGAAGTTGTATGGTTACCTTCATAACATTGCAGGAAAAGAAATTGAAGCAACCTTACCACGACTGAAGGAA ATTGAAATGGCCCCTCTTAGCAAATCAATGGATGAGGACCTTGCAGAAGCAGCCAAGGAAGTAGAG GAAAAAAGAAGAGCAGCTAATGAAGCTACTGTGGACCCAAAATTTTTGCAAAAGTATGcaattgatgatgatgacaatgagATTGAGAAGGCGCTGCAGAATGGAAAGGTGTCCGCTAGCGGTGTTATCAGTGTAAAGTCTTACAAAACCAAGGCAGATAAGAAAGAGAAGCACAAGGAAATGGGCAAATCGAAAAGGAAAGGAATAGATGGTGGTAGATCTGAGTCGAAAAAGATGAGATCTTGA
- the LOC133883831 gene encoding uncharacterized protein LOC133883831, with protein MAAVLGPWRLDRMPNDSHNAELCSVMACFVVDGGVSRMGCRGFATAEEGATGLSCGWKQVASTDEGLKDLFIDEPKAKKARTSPEEEYEEEEDIGDGNDAADEDDDNDSAVDEDEDEDEDGGDDDDFHSWAEYHLGHEYTCSKVRLQARL; from the exons ATGGCTGCTGTGTTGGGTCCGTGGCGTCTCGACCGAATGCCAAACGACTCTCACAATGCCGAGCTCTGCAGCGTGATGGCCTGCTTCGTCGTCGACGGTGGCGTCTCGAGGATGGGATGCCGCGGGTTCGCTACGGCAGAGGAGGGAGCGACGGGATTGAGTTGTGGATGGAAACAGGTGGCGTCCACGGATGAGGGATTGAAG GATCTCTTCATTGACGAGCCAAAGGCCAAGAAGGCCCGGACAAGTCCAGAGGAGGAGtatgaggaagaggaggatatcGGCGATGGCAACGACGCCGCCGACGAGGATGATGACAATGACAGTGccgtcgacgaggacgaggacgaggacgaggacggtGGCGACGATGACGACTTTCATTCGTGGGCTGAGTATCATCTCGGCCATGAGTATACATGTTCAAAGGTCAGGCTTCAGGCCAGGCTTTGA